The Corynebacterium camporealensis genome contains a region encoding:
- the qcrC gene encoding cytochrome bc1 complex diheme cytochrome c subunit, giving the protein MMDNNPQTAAAENNSTASAAKKTRRRRQAKRTLAGAFALTIGLTGAGVLASALTPDAQVATAQKDDQALIQEGKDIYDVACITCHGANLQGIDGRGPSLVGIGAGSTYFQVHSGRMPMMSNDAQAERKTPRYTEQQTLALAAYVAANGGGPDIVYNEDGSVAQESLRGANYNGQIQPEDVAKGSELFRMNCASCHNFTGQGGALSSGKYAPPLAPANEQEIYQAMLTGPQNMPKFSERQLTADEKKDIIAYIKSAGETPSPAGWDLGGLGPVAEGLAMWIIGITALCGAAMWIGSRS; this is encoded by the coding sequence ATGATGGATAACAATCCCCAGACTGCAGCAGCGGAGAACAACTCCACTGCGAGCGCGGCGAAGAAGACCCGTCGCCGCCGTCAGGCAAAGCGCACCCTCGCTGGTGCCTTCGCTTTGACGATCGGCCTGACCGGTGCCGGTGTTCTGGCTTCGGCCCTGACCCCGGACGCTCAGGTCGCAACCGCCCAGAAGGATGACCAGGCCCTCATTCAAGAGGGTAAGGACATCTACGACGTCGCCTGCATCACCTGCCACGGTGCCAACCTGCAGGGTATTGATGGCCGCGGCCCGTCCCTCGTTGGAATCGGTGCCGGTTCCACCTACTTCCAGGTGCACTCCGGCCGTATGCCGATGATGTCGAACGACGCACAGGCAGAGCGCAAGACCCCGCGTTACACCGAGCAGCAAACCCTGGCACTGGCTGCCTACGTCGCTGCTAACGGTGGCGGCCCGGACATCGTCTACAACGAAGACGGTTCCGTGGCGCAGGAATCCCTGCGCGGCGCTAACTACAACGGCCAGATTCAGCCGGAAGACGTCGCCAAGGGCTCTGAGCTCTTCCGTATGAACTGCGCATCGTGCCACAACTTCACCGGCCAGGGCGGCGCACTGTCCTCCGGTAAGTACGCACCGCCACTGGCTCCGGCTAACGAGCAGGAGATCTACCAGGCGATGCTCACCGGCCCGCAGAACATGCCGAAGTTCTCTGAGCGTCAGCTGACCGCCGACGAGAAGAAGGACATCATCGCCTACATCAAGTCTGCAGGCGAGACTCCTTCCCCGGCTGGTTGGGACCTCGGTGGCCTCGGCCCAGTGGCTGAAGGCTTGGCAATGTGGATCATCGGCATCACCGCCCTGTGCGGTGCGGCAATGTGGATTGGATCGCGCTCATGA
- a CDS encoding glycosyltransferase family 4 protein encodes MARTLLVTNDFPPTIGGIQSYLRDFLATLPADDVIVFASTQDTKAAALYDASSPQHIIRWPRSVMLPTPATICRMQEIIRAENIDVVWFGAAAPLALMGTAAKAAGARKVVATTHGHEVGWSMLPGSRQALRAIGNSADVITYISDYTLSRLRRPFGPHPEWEHLPSAVNLDDFTPADTATKAAARQHFALSAAPVITCISRLVPRKGQDQLLRAMPELRKHHPDAQLLIIGRGRYHDALVELAEMYCPDATITSAADTDELRLALHAADIFAMPARTRGKGLDVEGLGIVYLEAQACGLPVIAGDSGGAPETVTPETGIVVEGNNLDQLTQALDELCSDPQRRQTMGQAGRKHVEENWTWEVMGARLRRILELEP; translated from the coding sequence ATGGCGCGCACTCTACTTGTCACCAATGACTTCCCACCGACTATCGGTGGGATTCAGTCATACTTACGGGATTTCCTCGCCACCCTGCCCGCCGACGATGTCATCGTCTTCGCCTCCACGCAGGACACTAAAGCAGCAGCGCTTTACGATGCCTCCTCACCCCAGCACATCATCCGCTGGCCACGGTCCGTCATGCTGCCTACTCCCGCAACCATCTGCCGCATGCAGGAGATTATCCGTGCAGAAAACATCGACGTCGTCTGGTTCGGCGCCGCCGCACCGCTAGCGCTGATGGGCACAGCCGCCAAAGCCGCCGGCGCCCGCAAAGTCGTTGCCACCACCCATGGCCACGAAGTCGGCTGGTCCATGCTGCCCGGTTCCCGCCAAGCCCTCCGCGCCATCGGCAACAGCGCTGACGTCATCACCTACATCTCCGACTACACGCTGTCTCGCCTGCGTCGCCCCTTCGGCCCACACCCTGAGTGGGAGCACCTGCCTTCCGCGGTCAACCTCGACGACTTCACTCCAGCAGATACCGCCACCAAAGCAGCAGCCCGCCAGCACTTTGCGCTTTCCGCTGCCCCCGTCATCACCTGCATCTCCCGCCTCGTCCCCCGCAAAGGTCAAGACCAACTCCTGCGCGCGATGCCAGAACTCCGCAAACACCACCCCGACGCACAGTTACTCATCATCGGCCGCGGCCGCTACCACGACGCGCTCGTTGAACTCGCCGAGATGTACTGTCCCGACGCGACTATCACCAGCGCCGCCGACACCGACGAACTCCGCCTGGCTCTGCACGCCGCCGACATTTTCGCCATGCCGGCACGCACCCGAGGCAAAGGGCTCGACGTCGAAGGCTTAGGCATCGTCTACCTCGAAGCCCAAGCCTGCGGCCTGCCCGTTATCGCCGGCGATTCCGGCGGCGCCCCCGAAACCGTTACTCCAGAGACCGGCATCGTCGTTGAAGGCAATAACCTCGACCAACTCACCCAGGCCCTCGACGAACTCTGCTCCGATCCCCAACGCCGCCAGACCATGGGCCAGGCCGGTCGCAAGCACGTCGAGGAGAACTGGACCTGGGAGGTCATGGGCGCGCGTTTACGCCGTATTTTGGAGCTCGAACCTTAA
- a CDS encoding C40 family peptidase, giving the protein MLKSSSRVAVLARRQTIAVASAAVIAITGCTVATNAFAQDAVQEQPADDVQALIDEVSEVAQRVSAKNEEVKEAENRLAEAEAELGDFNAKAEAAQREADDAAVAVAGQQQRVNEIAQSRYRGDNTNPVLAALAAEDPATAVERLGYLGALSRNAQENLSTMADNAAAARDKHDRAGEAVTTAEDKARALNEQREQLVAEKEALEQQQAEIEARVDALNPEQRAAWEGQFGGIEDIDFSKLGEGSSAVAEAALTRIGAPYGWGATGPDAFDCSGLMVWAYQQQGKSIPRTSQAQISGGTSVPIDQLQPGDIVGYYPGVTHVGMYIGNGQIVHASTYGVPVQVVPVDSMPIQGASRY; this is encoded by the coding sequence GTGCTTAAGTCATCCTCGCGGGTTGCTGTTCTAGCCCGCCGCCAGACTATTGCTGTGGCTTCTGCCGCCGTCATCGCTATTACCGGTTGCACCGTTGCCACCAACGCTTTCGCGCAGGACGCGGTCCAGGAGCAGCCTGCCGATGATGTGCAGGCGCTTATCGATGAAGTCAGCGAAGTCGCCCAGCGCGTCTCCGCCAAGAACGAAGAAGTCAAAGAAGCCGAAAACCGCCTGGCTGAGGCTGAGGCAGAACTCGGTGACTTCAACGCTAAGGCTGAGGCTGCACAGCGCGAAGCTGACGATGCCGCCGTGGCCGTCGCTGGGCAGCAGCAGCGCGTCAACGAAATCGCCCAGTCACGTTACCGTGGCGACAACACCAACCCGGTTCTCGCCGCACTGGCAGCAGAGGACCCAGCCACCGCCGTCGAGCGTCTGGGCTACCTCGGTGCGCTGTCCCGCAACGCCCAAGAGAACTTGAGCACCATGGCGGATAACGCCGCTGCCGCCCGCGACAAGCACGACCGCGCCGGGGAGGCCGTCACTACCGCCGAGGACAAAGCCCGTGCCCTCAACGAGCAGCGCGAGCAACTCGTCGCTGAAAAGGAAGCCCTCGAGCAGCAGCAAGCTGAGATCGAAGCCCGCGTCGACGCCCTGAACCCGGAGCAGCGTGCTGCCTGGGAAGGCCAGTTCGGCGGCATCGAGGACATCGACTTCTCCAAGCTGGGCGAGGGCAGCTCCGCCGTCGCCGAGGCCGCCCTGACCCGCATCGGCGCTCCTTATGGCTGGGGTGCAACCGGCCCGGACGCTTTCGACTGCTCGGGTCTGATGGTCTGGGCCTACCAGCAGCAGGGCAAGTCCATCCCGCGCACTTCCCAGGCACAGATTTCCGGCGGCACTTCCGTCCCGATTGACCAGCTGCAGCCTGGCGACATCGTCGGCTACTACCCAGGTGTGACTCACGTGGGCATGTACATCGGCAACGGCCAGATTGTTCACGCCTCCACCTACGGCGTGCCGGTCCAGGTCGTCCCGGTTGACTCCATGCCGATCCAGGGTGCATCCCGCTACTAG
- a CDS encoding lysophospholipid acyltransferase family protein — protein sequence MKNKWYWAFKYIFFGPALRVWNRPWSKGMDNIPEEGPAILASNHQAVMDSFYFPLLCPRQITFLAKSEYFTTPGLVGRMQKWFFSSVGQEPIERDTSTAGDAMLTTAQKVLKRGDLFGIYPEGTRSPDGRVYKGRSGMARIAMLTGEKVIPVAMHDSRKANPIGSWIPRPTRVGVVIGEPIDPHAWAAEHNMNPEDHDTARAFTDYFMRHLADLADKPYVDVYASDVKASLAAGHGYPEGAEY from the coding sequence ATGAAAAACAAGTGGTACTGGGCTTTCAAATACATCTTCTTTGGCCCAGCCCTGCGGGTATGGAACCGTCCCTGGTCGAAAGGGATGGACAACATCCCCGAGGAAGGCCCAGCCATTTTGGCCTCTAACCACCAGGCCGTGATGGACTCGTTCTACTTCCCGCTGCTGTGTCCGCGCCAGATCACCTTCCTGGCCAAGTCGGAATACTTCACCACCCCCGGCCTCGTCGGTCGCATGCAAAAGTGGTTCTTTAGCTCCGTGGGCCAAGAACCCATCGAGCGCGATACCAGCACAGCTGGCGATGCCATGCTCACCACCGCCCAAAAAGTCCTAAAGCGCGGCGATCTCTTCGGCATCTACCCCGAAGGCACCCGCTCCCCGGACGGCCGCGTTTACAAGGGCCGCTCCGGCATGGCACGTATCGCCATGCTTACCGGCGAAAAAGTCATTCCCGTCGCCATGCACGATTCCCGCAAGGCCAACCCCATCGGTTCCTGGATTCCGCGCCCCACCCGCGTCGGCGTGGTCATCGGCGAGCCCATCGACCCGCACGCCTGGGCCGCTGAGCACAACATGAACCCCGAAGATCACGACACCGCCCGCGCATTTACCGATTACTTCATGCGGCACCTCGCCGATCTTGCGGACAAGCCCTACGTTGACGTCTACGCCTCCGATGTGAAGGCCTCCCTGGCTGCTGGCCACGGGTACCCGGAAGGAGCCGAATACTAA
- the qcrB gene encoding cytochrome bc1 complex cytochrome b subunit: MSNKLADIGNNIDSRYTASGMIRTQINKVFPTHWSFMLGEMALYSFIILLLTGIYLALFFDPSITKVIYDGAYTPLNGVEMSRAYATALDISFEVRGGLFVRQMHHWGALMFMMAMIAHMLRIFFTGAFRRPREANWIIGCALILLGMVEGFLGYSLPDDLLSGVGLRIMSAIILGLPIIGTWLHWAIFGGDFPSDLMLDRFYILHVLVIPGIILGLIAAHLILVWYQKHTQFPGPGRAENNVVGVRIMPVFATKAIGMGMLTAGVLALMSGLLTINAIWNLGPYNPSQVSAGSQPDIYMLWTDGVARVFPAWELYLGNYTIPSAFWVALLCGVMVILLFAYPFLEKKFTGDDAHHNLLQRPRDVPVRSGIGAMAITFFLLVTMSGGNDHVAHFFQISLNAMTWIGRIGLIVLPPLAYFITYRICVGLQRSDREVLEHGIETGIIKQLPNGAFIEVHQPLGPVDEHGHAVPLEYAGARVPKQLNHLGLADSETQGIFSPDDPETMRRIHEIHEDNHGEEAEMLRRLNEANRREDEDNGRI; encoded by the coding sequence ATGAGCAATAAACTCGCCGACATCGGCAACAACATCGATTCGCGGTACACTGCCTCGGGCATGATCCGTACCCAGATCAACAAGGTCTTCCCGACCCACTGGTCCTTCATGCTCGGTGAGATGGCGCTGTACAGCTTCATCATCCTTCTTCTGACCGGTATCTACCTGGCACTGTTCTTCGATCCTTCGATAACGAAGGTCATCTACGACGGTGCTTACACTCCGCTGAACGGCGTGGAGATGTCCCGTGCCTACGCAACCGCACTGGATATTTCCTTCGAGGTTCGCGGCGGCCTGTTTGTTCGCCAGATGCACCACTGGGGTGCACTGATGTTCATGATGGCCATGATTGCCCACATGCTGCGCATCTTCTTCACCGGTGCGTTCCGTCGCCCGCGTGAGGCTAACTGGATTATTGGTTGCGCCCTGATTCTGCTGGGTATGGTCGAGGGCTTCCTTGGCTACTCCCTGCCGGACGACCTGCTGTCCGGTGTTGGTCTGCGAATCATGTCCGCCATCATCCTGGGTCTGCCGATTATCGGTACCTGGTTGCACTGGGCCATCTTCGGCGGCGACTTCCCGTCCGACCTGATGCTGGACCGCTTCTACATCCTGCACGTGCTGGTTATCCCGGGCATCATCCTGGGCCTCATCGCAGCCCACCTGATTCTGGTCTGGTACCAGAAGCACACCCAGTTCCCTGGACCGGGCCGCGCTGAGAACAACGTCGTTGGCGTCCGCATCATGCCGGTCTTCGCCACCAAGGCAATCGGTATGGGCATGCTGACCGCAGGTGTCCTGGCTCTGATGTCCGGTCTGCTGACCATTAACGCCATTTGGAACCTGGGACCATACAACCCATCGCAGGTGTCCGCTGGTTCTCAGCCGGATATCTACATGCTGTGGACTGACGGTGTGGCTCGTGTCTTCCCGGCATGGGAGCTGTACCTGGGCAACTACACCATTCCTTCCGCATTCTGGGTCGCCCTGCTCTGTGGTGTGATGGTTATCCTGCTCTTCGCCTACCCATTCTTGGAGAAGAAGTTCACCGGCGATGACGCTCACCACAACCTGCTGCAGCGACCGCGCGACGTCCCTGTTCGCTCCGGTATCGGCGCCATGGCGATTACCTTCTTCTTGCTGGTGACCATGTCCGGCGGTAACGACCACGTGGCTCACTTCTTCCAGATCTCGCTGAACGCCATGACCTGGATTGGTCGTATCGGCCTCATCGTCCTGCCGCCGCTGGCCTACTTCATCACCTACCGCATCTGCGTTGGCCTCCAGCGCTCTGACCGCGAGGTGCTGGAGCACGGCATCGAGACCGGTATCATCAAGCAGCTGCCAAACGGTGCCTTCATCGAGGTCCACCAGCCGCTGGGCCCGGTCGACGAGCACGGCCACGCTGTTCCGCTCGAGTACGCAGGTGCTCGCGTTCCGAAGCAGCTCAACCACCTTGGTCTCGCCGACAGCGAAACCCAGGGCATCTTCTCCCCGGATGATCCGGAGACCATGCGTCGTATCCACGAGATTCACGAAGACAACCATGGTGAAGAGGCAGAGATGCTGCGTCGTCTGAACGAGGCTAACCGCCGCGAAGACGAAGACAACGGCCGCATCTAA
- a CDS encoding C40 family peptidase, with protein sequence MAKHRRQGALNTRRVASTAAIAATAAVAVPGVAQGAEVVVPNTDIRFEVQGLENVPNIEKVPNVGYYVPELQQDKATYATNASAPAPAAAAAQSVGQKVVDAVRSKVGAPYVYGANGPDAFDCSGLTSWAYRQAGVEIPRTSQAQANGGTPVSIDNLQPGDIVAYYGGASHVGIYVGGGKIIDALNSGTPVQERSLHYMPIHSAVRF encoded by the coding sequence GTGGCAAAGCATCGTCGCCAGGGCGCACTGAACACTCGCCGTGTTGCGTCCACCGCAGCAATTGCAGCAACCGCAGCCGTCGCCGTACCGGGCGTGGCACAGGGCGCGGAGGTCGTTGTACCGAACACCGACATCCGCTTTGAGGTTCAGGGCCTGGAAAACGTACCTAACATCGAGAAGGTTCCGAACGTTGGCTACTACGTTCCGGAACTGCAGCAGGACAAGGCAACCTACGCAACCAACGCTTCTGCACCAGCACCGGCAGCAGCAGCGGCACAGTCCGTTGGCCAGAAGGTCGTTGACGCCGTTCGTTCCAAGGTTGGCGCACCGTACGTCTACGGCGCTAACGGCCCGGACGCATTCGACTGCTCCGGCCTGACCTCCTGGGCTTACCGCCAGGCAGGCGTTGAGATCCCGCGCACCTCCCAGGCGCAGGCAAACGGTGGCACCCCGGTGTCCATCGACAACCTGCAGCCAGGTGACATCGTCGCTTACTACGGCGGCGCATCCCACGTCGGCATCTACGTCGGCGGCGGCAAGATCATCGACGCGCTGAACTCCGGCACCCCGGTTCAGGAGCGTTCCCTGCACTACATGCCGATCCACTCTGCAGTTCGCTTCTAA
- the qcrA gene encoding cytochrome bc1 complex Rieske iron-sulfur subunit, with the protein MSKVNKNYTDAQLDAMSESELAALGTQLDDVTVAFRKERYEVDGDPEEKRAATNITVWLIISVLMGIAFLAVYLFWPWEFRTHGDEGLVWHLFYTPLLGLTSGVAICALGIAIVQYVKKIIPEEVSVQRRHDGPSDEIDRRTLTALLNDSWKTSTLGRRKTIMGLLGGAGVLFGLTVIAPLGGAVKNPWKVRHALDYTGDGTLWTSGWTLHDEGVKLYLARDTGTIAEMHHGESGSHYTTAGVARLVRVRPEDIDAGGMETVFPLAEEDVLDGDKYDPQKDVYTNQMHSIHGNRNAVMLIRLRHEDANNAIEREGQEDFRHGDYYAYSKICTHIGCPTSLYEAQTNRILCPCHQSQFDAMQYGKPVFGPAARALPQLPITVDDEGYFVAQGNFIEPVGPAFWERKS; encoded by the coding sequence ATGAGCAAAGTAAACAAGAACTACACTGACGCTCAGCTTGATGCAATGAGCGAAAGCGAGCTGGCTGCCCTCGGTACCCAGCTTGACGATGTCACCGTTGCCTTCCGCAAGGAACGCTACGAGGTAGATGGTGACCCGGAGGAGAAGCGTGCTGCCACCAACATCACCGTGTGGCTCATCATCTCCGTCCTGATGGGTATCGCCTTCCTGGCTGTATACCTGTTCTGGCCGTGGGAGTTCCGTACTCACGGTGACGAGGGCCTGGTCTGGCACCTCTTCTACACCCCGCTGCTGGGTCTGACCTCCGGTGTGGCTATCTGTGCGCTGGGTATCGCCATCGTGCAGTACGTCAAGAAGATCATTCCGGAAGAGGTTTCGGTACAGCGTCGTCACGACGGTCCTTCCGATGAGATTGACCGTCGCACCCTGACTGCTCTGCTGAACGACTCCTGGAAGACCTCCACCCTGGGTCGTCGTAAGACCATCATGGGTCTGCTCGGCGGTGCCGGCGTTCTGTTCGGCCTGACCGTCATTGCCCCGCTGGGCGGTGCAGTGAAGAACCCGTGGAAGGTTCGCCACGCACTGGACTACACCGGCGACGGCACCCTGTGGACCTCCGGCTGGACCCTGCACGATGAGGGCGTGAAGCTCTACCTCGCACGTGATACCGGTACCATCGCTGAGATGCACCACGGTGAGTCCGGTTCTCACTACACCACCGCTGGCGTTGCCCGCCTGGTGCGTGTTCGCCCGGAGGACATCGACGCTGGCGGTATGGAGACCGTGTTCCCGCTTGCTGAGGAAGACGTTCTCGACGGCGACAAGTACGACCCGCAGAAGGATGTCTACACCAACCAGATGCACTCGATTCACGGCAACCGCAACGCGGTTATGCTGATTCGTCTGCGCCATGAGGACGCAAACAACGCAATCGAGCGCGAGGGTCAGGAAGACTTCCGTCACGGCGACTACTACGCCTACTCCAAGATTTGTACTCACATCGGTTGCCCAACCTCTCTGTACGAGGCACAGACCAACCGAATCCTGTGCCCGTGCCACCAGTCGCAGTTCGACGCGATGCAGTACGGCAAGCCGGTCTTCGGCCCGGCAGCCCGTGCACTGCCGCAGCTGCCGATCACCGTGGACGACGAGGGCTACTTCGTTGCACAGGGCAACTTCATTGAGCCTGTTGGCCCGGCATTCTGGGAGCGTAAGTCATAA
- the ctaE gene encoding aa3-type cytochrome oxidase subunit III: MTSVISNQGTTAPRAAALNRPNMVSVGTIVFLSQELMFFAGLFAMWFTSRANGQEGNWAEQTAHINLPMGFLITAILVSSSFTSQFGVFAAERGDVYKLRLWYSITIALGVVFLGIMAFEWYELIIHGVTVQASVFGSVFYIITGFHAAHVTAGLIAFAIILARLAKTKFTPAQATAAMAVSYYWHFVDVVWIGVFVVIYLIQ; the protein is encoded by the coding sequence GTGACGAGCGTAATTTCTAACCAAGGTACGACAGCACCACGTGCTGCCGCGTTGAACCGACCCAACATGGTCAGCGTCGGCACCATCGTGTTCCTGTCTCAGGAATTGATGTTCTTTGCTGGACTGTTCGCGATGTGGTTCACCTCGCGTGCGAATGGCCAGGAAGGCAACTGGGCTGAGCAGACTGCTCATATCAACCTGCCCATGGGTTTCCTTATTACGGCAATCCTGGTGTCTTCCTCCTTCACTTCGCAGTTCGGCGTGTTTGCTGCAGAAAGGGGTGACGTATACAAGCTTCGACTCTGGTACTCGATTACCATCGCGTTGGGTGTTGTCTTCCTGGGCATCATGGCATTCGAGTGGTACGAGTTGATCATCCACGGTGTGACCGTACAGGCCAGCGTCTTTGGCTCGGTCTTCTACATCATCACCGGTTTCCACGCCGCGCACGTGACTGCCGGTCTGATTGCATTTGCGATCATTCTGGCTCGCTTGGCTAAGACCAAGTTCACGCCGGCACAGGCAACCGCCGCAATGGCAGTGTCCTACTACTGGCACTTCGTTGACGTTGTGTGGATCGGCGTCTTCGTAGTCATCTACCTGATTCAGTAG
- the ctaC gene encoding aa3-type cytochrome oxidase subunit II, whose amino-acid sequence MGQRKERSFTRKAGLAGAIALGGLALAGCDVAAPNAVENIVGMGWPKGITPEAEAMYNFWIWVWVVAWIIGIIMWGLFLTAIFKWSAKKAKKAGKGEFPRQTQYNIPLEMVMTIVPIIIIMGLFFFTVQSQQKVTALDKNPEVVVDVTGYQWNWKFGYAANTMDGRNYDGTDEERNALAEESSVDPEGQKNGNPIHGKSKGDISYLNFNDVETVGSTEEVPVLVLPTGTPIEFRLASGDVSHSFWVPEFLFKRDVYAHPESNSQERRFQVEEINQEGAFVGRCAEMCGTYHAMMNFEIRVVSPEAFNEYLDFRIENPDATNAQALEQIGEDPYAVSTQPFNSQRDTRDGDNWVDANNAAA is encoded by the coding sequence GTGGGACAGCGTAAGGAGCGCAGCTTCACCCGGAAAGCGGGTCTAGCAGGCGCAATCGCTTTAGGCGGACTGGCTTTGGCTGGCTGCGATGTTGCAGCGCCAAACGCGGTCGAGAATATTGTGGGCATGGGCTGGCCAAAGGGTATTACCCCGGAGGCAGAGGCCATGTACAACTTCTGGATTTGGGTCTGGGTAGTTGCCTGGATCATCGGCATCATCATGTGGGGCCTGTTCCTCACCGCGATCTTCAAGTGGAGCGCGAAGAAGGCTAAGAAGGCTGGCAAGGGCGAGTTCCCGCGCCAGACCCAGTACAACATCCCTCTTGAGATGGTCATGACGATCGTTCCGATCATCATCATTATGGGCCTGTTCTTCTTCACCGTGCAGTCCCAGCAGAAGGTCACTGCACTGGATAAGAACCCAGAGGTCGTAGTTGACGTTACCGGTTACCAGTGGAACTGGAAGTTCGGTTACGCCGCTAACACCATGGACGGCCGTAACTACGACGGCACCGATGAGGAGCGCAACGCTCTGGCTGAGGAATCTTCCGTAGACCCGGAGGGCCAGAAGAACGGCAATCCGATTCACGGTAAGTCCAAGGGTGACATCTCTTACCTGAACTTCAACGACGTCGAGACCGTTGGCTCCACCGAAGAGGTTCCGGTTCTGGTCCTGCCGACCGGTACTCCGATTGAGTTCCGTCTGGCATCCGGCGATGTTTCCCACTCCTTCTGGGTTCCGGAGTTCCTGTTCAAGCGCGACGTCTACGCACACCCGGAGAGCAACTCCCAGGAGCGTCGCTTCCAGGTTGAAGAAATCAACCAGGAAGGTGCCTTCGTCGGACGCTGTGCTGAGATGTGCGGTACCTACCACGCAATGATGAACTTCGAGATTCGCGTTGTCTCCCCGGAGGCCTTCAACGAGTACCTCGACTTCCGTATCGAGAACCCGGATGCCACCAACGCTCAGGCACTGGAGCAGATCGGTGAGGATCCATACGCAGTATCCACCCAGCCGTTCAACTCCCAGCGCGACACCCGCGATGGCGACAACTGGGTTGACGCCAACAACGCGGCGGCATAA
- the ctaF gene encoding aa3-type cytochrome oxidase subunit IV — MRSSSKVFYSIATYLIVSLVVYILGVNLVQDDGYLYGPEWVGFVGLVLATLLCLMLGGYLHFTDSRVDVAPEDWEEAETEDGQGILGFFSPHSIWPLAMTGAIAILGLGVIFVYYWMIALGAAMLVWAVTMLSLQYGLPKEKH; from the coding sequence ATGCGTTCAAGTTCTAAGGTCTTCTACTCAATCGCGACCTACCTGATTGTCTCCCTGGTCGTCTACATCCTGGGCGTAAACCTGGTGCAGGACGACGGCTACCTCTACGGTCCGGAGTGGGTTGGCTTCGTCGGCCTGGTCCTGGCAACCCTGCTGTGCCTGATGCTCGGCGGCTACCTGCACTTCACTGACTCCCGCGTGGACGTTGCTCCGGAAGACTGGGAAGAGGCAGAAACTGAAGACGGCCAGGGCATCCTGGGCTTCTTCTCCCCGCACTCCATCTGGCCGCTGGCCATGACCGGTGCGATTGCCATACTGGGTCTGGGTGTCATCTTCGTCTACTACTGGATGATTGCACTCGGCGCCGCCATGCTGGTGTGGGCAGTTACCATGCTCTCCCTGCAGTACGGTCTCCCGAAGGAAAAGCACTAA
- a CDS encoding ROK family protein — MSELSAPYDTTAREGLTIGFDIGGTNLRGGVVDASGQVIDTRSLPTSHSTAQLEDDIVRIVDELNADHDISAVGLAIAGFIDPDCERVRFAPHLPWRDAPVRQILQDRLEVPVRVEHDANSAAWGEWRFGAGRGARDWVFFAVGTGIGATLMTHDTIYRGAFGTAPEFGHLVAVPNGRQCPCGKRGCLERYASGTALPDTCAELRPHFETTLPECPSGEAIAQAARNNDPLAVAVMEDFGTWLGQGLSIVADVLDPELIVVGGGVSKDADVFLDTARRGMADNIVGAGHRPLARVATAELGSAAGMIGVADLARHSA, encoded by the coding sequence ATGTCTGAACTCAGTGCGCCTTATGACACCACCGCGCGCGAAGGCCTGACCATCGGTTTTGATATCGGTGGCACCAACCTGCGCGGTGGTGTTGTCGACGCTTCCGGGCAGGTTATCGACACCCGCAGCCTGCCGACGTCGCACAGCACCGCACAACTCGAAGACGACATCGTCCGCATCGTCGACGAACTCAACGCCGACCACGACATCTCCGCTGTCGGCCTCGCCATCGCCGGATTCATCGATCCGGACTGCGAGCGCGTCCGCTTTGCCCCGCACTTGCCCTGGCGCGATGCGCCCGTGCGCCAGATTCTCCAAGACCGCCTCGAAGTGCCCGTCCGCGTCGAACACGACGCCAACTCCGCCGCCTGGGGCGAGTGGCGCTTTGGAGCCGGCCGCGGCGCCCGAGACTGGGTCTTCTTCGCTGTCGGCACCGGTATCGGCGCAACGCTGATGACTCACGACACCATCTACCGCGGCGCCTTCGGCACCGCCCCCGAGTTCGGCCACCTCGTTGCCGTCCCCAATGGTCGCCAGTGCCCCTGCGGCAAACGCGGCTGCCTCGAGCGCTACGCCTCCGGTACCGCCTTGCCCGATACGTGCGCCGAACTGCGCCCACACTTCGAGACCACCTTGCCCGAATGCCCCAGCGGCGAAGCCATCGCCCAAGCCGCCCGCAACAACGACCCCCTGGCCGTTGCCGTCATGGAGGACTTCGGCACTTGGCTGGGCCAAGGCCTGTCCATCGTCGCCGATGTGCTCGACCCCGAACTCATCGTCGTCGGCGGGGGAGTGTCCAAAGACGCCGACGTCTTCTTAGATACCGCACGCCGCGGCATGGCCGACAACATCGTCGGAGCGGGCCATCGCCCCCTTGCCCGTGTGGCCACCGCGGAATTGGGATCGGCGGCGGGTATGATTGGCGTCGCTGACCTAGCGCGCCACAGCGCGTAG